One window of the Burkholderia ubonensis subsp. mesacidophila genome contains the following:
- a CDS encoding SDR family NAD(P)-dependent oxidoreductase produces the protein MHIDLSGKTAVVTASTAGIGLAIAEGLARAGARLVVNGRSETSVQSALAHLRGAAPGATVEGVAADLSDADGAARVTRAAPQADILVNNAGVYGLKPFFDIDDAEWSHYFQMNVMSGVRLARHYMKGMLERDWGRVVFISSESGLNIPVDMIHYGFTKTAQLSIARGLAKLAAGSRVTVNSVLPGPTLSEGVRTLLKETADETGRSVDEVAIEFVRTHRSSSIIQRPATPEEVANLVVYVCSPQSSATTGAALRVDGGVVDTIA, from the coding sequence ATGCACATCGATCTGAGTGGCAAGACCGCGGTCGTCACCGCTTCCACCGCCGGCATCGGGCTGGCGATCGCCGAAGGGCTCGCGCGCGCCGGCGCACGCCTCGTCGTCAACGGACGCAGCGAAACGTCGGTGCAGTCCGCGCTCGCACACCTGCGCGGCGCCGCACCGGGTGCGACCGTCGAAGGCGTCGCCGCCGACCTGTCCGACGCGGACGGCGCCGCACGCGTAACGCGCGCCGCGCCGCAGGCCGACATCCTCGTCAACAATGCGGGCGTCTACGGCCTGAAGCCGTTCTTCGACATCGACGACGCCGAGTGGTCGCATTACTTCCAGATGAATGTGATGTCCGGCGTGCGGCTCGCGCGCCACTACATGAAGGGAATGCTCGAACGCGACTGGGGGCGGGTCGTGTTCATCTCGTCGGAATCGGGGCTGAACATTCCGGTCGACATGATCCACTACGGCTTCACCAAGACCGCGCAGCTGTCGATCGCGCGCGGGCTCGCGAAGCTCGCGGCCGGCAGCCGGGTCACCGTCAACTCGGTGCTGCCGGGGCCGACGCTGTCGGAAGGCGTGCGCACGCTGCTGAAGGAAACCGCCGACGAGACCGGCCGCAGCGTCGACGAAGTCGCGATCGAATTCGTGCGCACGCATCGCTCGAGCTCGATCATCCAGCGGCCGGCGACGCCGGAGGAAGTCGCGAACCTGGTGGTGTACGTGTGCTCGCCGCAGTCGTCGGCGACGACGGGCGCCGCGCTGCGGGTCGATGGGGGCGTGGTCGATACGATCGCGTGA
- a CDS encoding LysE family translocator, translating to MSILVSMAAFALASSITPGPVNIVALSSGARYGLGASLRYAAGATLGFVALFLLIGLGLHAALLRWPVLTTATQWSGIAFLLYMALRLALDDGRLSTDAQVAGPSAAAGAAMQWLNPKAWLACVAAMGAYAADGDRVLIGQFAALYLVICFASIACWSYAGASLRHRLANARSMRVFNRLMALLLAGSALYLLDV from the coding sequence ATGAGCATTCTGGTTTCAATGGCGGCGTTCGCGCTCGCGTCGTCGATCACCCCCGGTCCCGTCAACATCGTCGCGCTGAGTTCCGGCGCGCGTTACGGCCTCGGCGCGAGCCTGCGCTACGCGGCGGGCGCGACGCTCGGCTTCGTCGCGCTGTTCCTGCTGATCGGCCTCGGCCTGCACGCGGCGCTCCTGCGCTGGCCGGTGCTGACGACCGCGACGCAATGGTCCGGCATCGCGTTCCTGCTGTACATGGCGCTGCGCCTCGCGCTCGACGACGGCCGGCTGTCGACTGACGCGCAGGTCGCCGGCCCGTCCGCGGCCGCGGGCGCGGCGATGCAATGGCTGAATCCGAAGGCATGGCTCGCGTGCGTCGCCGCGATGGGCGCGTACGCGGCCGACGGCGACCGCGTGCTGATCGGGCAGTTCGCCGCGCTGTATCTGGTGATCTGTTTCGCGTCGATCGCGTGCTGGTCGTATGCGGGGGCGTCGCTGCGGCACCGGCTCGCGAATGCGCGCAGCATGCGCGTGTTCAACCGGCTGATGGCGCTGCTGCTCGCGGGCAGCGCGCTTTATCTGCTCGACGTCTAG
- a CDS encoding AraC family transcriptional regulator — protein sequence MSRSVKPAVPSPFWRDAALPFIEARTVDDGRTICYAKHTHDTFSLGAVVGGTSTYVNGATKERIGSGALVIIDPEQVHACNPYGRDAWAYRMVYVDVPWLARLQHALGRDPNTDFHGFSQTSSVRRDLFAQFGRFYRTLVAPGIEPLGKESAAVEFFTQLHDALDPAAPRAQSAADNAKLARAADYIAAHCRDAVTLDAICAAAELSPSYLIRAFNARYGMTPHAFLIDRRVQYGRAELRRGRPIADVALDAGFADQAHFQRAFRRIAAATPGQYRGAAGVSRIAR from the coding sequence GTGAGCCGTTCCGTCAAACCCGCCGTGCCGTCGCCGTTCTGGCGCGACGCCGCGCTGCCGTTCATCGAGGCGCGCACCGTCGACGACGGGCGCACGATCTGCTACGCGAAGCACACGCACGACACGTTCTCGCTCGGCGCGGTGGTCGGCGGCACGAGCACCTACGTGAACGGCGCGACGAAGGAGCGCATCGGGTCCGGCGCGCTCGTGATCATCGATCCCGAACAGGTGCATGCGTGCAATCCGTACGGGCGCGACGCGTGGGCCTACCGGATGGTGTACGTCGACGTGCCGTGGCTCGCACGGCTGCAGCATGCGCTCGGCCGCGATCCGAACACGGATTTTCACGGGTTTTCGCAGACGTCGAGCGTGCGGCGCGACCTGTTCGCGCAGTTCGGCCGCTTCTACCGGACGCTCGTCGCGCCCGGCATCGAGCCGCTCGGCAAGGAAAGCGCTGCCGTCGAGTTCTTCACGCAACTGCACGACGCGCTGGATCCGGCCGCGCCGCGCGCACAGAGCGCGGCCGACAATGCGAAGCTCGCGCGCGCCGCCGACTACATCGCCGCGCATTGCCGCGACGCGGTGACGCTCGATGCGATCTGCGCGGCGGCCGAGCTGTCGCCGTCGTACCTGATCCGCGCGTTCAACGCGCGCTACGGGATGACGCCGCACGCGTTCCTGATCGACCGCCGCGTACAGTACGGCCGCGCGGAGCTGCGCCGCGGCCGGCCGATCGCGGACGTCGCGCTCGACGCGGGGTTCGCCGACCAGGCGCATTTCCAGCGCGCGTTTCGGCGCATCGCGGCGGCGACGCCGGGGCAGTATCGCGGCGCGGCCGGCGTTTCGCGAATCGCTCGCTAG